A genomic stretch from Desulfurococcaceae archaeon MEX13E-LK6-19 includes:
- a CDS encoding methyltransferase domain-containing protein yields MSIIGYSNGIEWVKEFFIKKGRLFLKVLDSKWETAEIEAGQVARLLENIGVDKGSTILDLGCGNGRIAINLAKLGYRVVGVDISPVFIEDARKKAKEHGVEDKVEFLTGDARELDKVLGDKLFDATIMYWTTILGYYLDKKTDVMILRNIWKVTKPEGYLLILNHAGLELVSFRNGFCGAASYMSELDEETVMVEKPELDPTTATIKNTWTFYKKEGKDLKYIDEISFELRVYAFHEIIEMAKEAGWSFHSAYRDIMTLRPYRPGLSSINIVLQKKTQQ; encoded by the coding sequence GTGAGCATTATTGGTTATTCGAATGGAATTGAGTGGGTAAAAGAATTCTTCATCAAGAAGGGGAGACTATTTCTCAAAGTACTGGATTCTAAATGGGAAACAGCCGAGATAGAAGCCGGGCAAGTAGCGAGACTTCTCGAGAACATTGGAGTAGACAAGGGGTCTACAATACTTGATCTAGGCTGTGGTAATGGGCGTATAGCAATCAACCTAGCAAAATTAGGATATAGAGTAGTAGGTGTCGACATATCGCCTGTATTCATAGAGGACGCTAGAAAGAAAGCTAAGGAACATGGTGTCGAAGATAAAGTAGAGTTCCTTACAGGAGATGCCAGAGAACTCGATAAAGTACTTGGAGACAAGTTATTTGATGCAACAATAATGTATTGGACAACCATACTAGGCTATTATCTTGACAAGAAGACCGACGTAATGATCCTTAGGAATATATGGAAGGTTACCAAGCCCGAGGGATACCTCCTCATACTAAACCATGCAGGACTAGAACTGGTATCTTTCAGAAACGGATTCTGTGGAGCAGCATCCTACATGAGCGAGCTAGATGAAGAAACAGTTATGGTTGAAAAACCAGAACTCGACCCGACCACAGCGACCATAAAGAATACATGGACATTCTACAAGAAAGAAGGAAAAGACCTGAAGTACATAGATGAAATAAGCTTTGAACTAAGAGTATATGCCTTCCATGAGATAATAGAGATGGCGAAAGAAGCTGGATGGAGTTTCCATTCAGCATACCGAGACATAATGACGCTACGTCCATACAGACCGGGGCTAAGCAGTATAAACATAGTACTACAAAAGAAGACTCAGCAATAA
- a CDS encoding 4Fe-4S binding protein, protein MTNIAWAVTGGGSYIRELAEGFLRLKKKYSLKITIFASKWGYEVARIYGVLHLLKEISPGGYYEELLVGDKGFYYIGRFNMKRYKLLVLAPATANTVAKIVYGIADTLPTAVFAQATKSDVPVIILPTDLPGPDGYAVSYTPCYVDQSTCMYRIEENCPPVSHCPVNALEIVDGAVRIDLSKCIGCMECTRYCKYNAIKCWEEIKVRPRKLDVENIMKLKSISGVKVVSSPNSLFSEIEKILNEIT, encoded by the coding sequence ATGACCAATATAGCATGGGCTGTTACTGGCGGTGGATCATATATTAGAGAGCTTGCTGAGGGTTTTCTTAGACTAAAGAAAAAGTATTCATTAAAAATAACAATTTTCGCAAGCAAATGGGGTTATGAAGTCGCCAGGATCTATGGCGTACTTCATTTACTCAAGGAGATATCGCCTGGAGGATATTATGAAGAACTTCTTGTCGGCGACAAGGGCTTCTATTATATTGGTAGATTTAATATGAAACGTTATAAACTATTAGTGCTTGCACCAGCAACAGCTAATACGGTAGCAAAAATAGTCTATGGGATAGCAGATACATTGCCTACGGCTGTTTTCGCTCAAGCAACAAAGAGCGATGTACCAGTAATAATTTTGCCGACAGATCTTCCGGGCCCTGATGGATATGCTGTAAGTTATACACCATGCTATGTAGACCAAAGTACATGTATGTATCGTATTGAAGAAAACTGTCCTCCAGTAAGTCATTGTCCTGTTAATGCCCTAGAGATAGTTGATGGTGCTGTGAGAATAGATTTGAGTAAGTGTATAGGCTGCATGGAGTGTACGAGATACTGTAAATACAATGCGATAAAGTGTTGGGAGGAGATAAAAGTGAGACCTCGGAAACTTGATGTAGAGAACATAATGAAGCTAAAGAGTATTAGCGGAGTGAAAGTAGTTTCAAGCCCGAATTCGTTGTTTAGTGAAATAGAAAAAATATTAAATGAAATAACTTGA
- a CDS encoding dihydropteroate synthase-like protein has product MFNRRWSILRILLITGKQAEEIVRRIVASTGTKHDVDVLALPVSVIALVSTDFIAKQLAKQGIKKEDYDLIIIPGLCRGSAKVIEEITGIKAVKGTLYAADLPLILSMEDPGKLSPDKPADDIIKDLVVERNKNILRELEEKLAKNPGSRIKVGSIMVPRSPPPIRVMAEVSDCHLLSKEEILKKIQKLVSSGADIVSIGFEAGNPRSDRVYEVVRFLKKEISTPIAIDSIIPSEIKSALKAGVDMVLSIEAGNVDKVADYLGETPYVAIPYDSSRNYIPGEPMERIKLLEYVIKKAHEHGAVNTIGDLILDPPIVGKTLGSLVAYMEFKKRHPSIPLMMGIGNVSELMDADTVGVNALLVMLGLEAGVSIMLVVEKSVKAQGSTLETKIASQMASLAYMRKSPPKDLGIDLLILKDKRRIDMAIDTANAKVVDVVEEKKEYKLDPMGFFKIRVNHEAETIEALYTGRKGKILIRGKTARAIRDYILEQELVSTLSHAFYLGIELGKAEEALTIHKNYYQEKPLFTKKKPLDI; this is encoded by the coding sequence TTGTTTAACAGGAGGTGGAGTATCCTGAGGATCTTGCTTATCACTGGGAAGCAAGCTGAAGAAATCGTCCGCAGGATTGTTGCGAGTACTGGTACTAAACACGATGTTGACGTACTCGCCTTACCAGTATCAGTGATAGCTCTCGTCTCAACAGATTTTATTGCCAAACAACTGGCCAAACAGGGTATTAAGAAAGAGGACTACGACTTAATCATAATCCCCGGGCTTTGTAGGGGTTCGGCAAAAGTAATCGAGGAAATTACTGGAATAAAAGCCGTCAAGGGTACACTGTATGCAGCTGACCTACCATTAATTCTCTCTATGGAGGATCCCGGTAAGCTTTCCCCAGATAAGCCCGCTGATGACATTATAAAAGATCTAGTTGTTGAGAGAAACAAGAATATTCTTAGAGAACTTGAAGAGAAACTGGCTAAGAATCCTGGAAGCCGCATTAAAGTAGGATCCATTATGGTGCCTAGAAGCCCGCCTCCAATAAGAGTCATGGCAGAGGTTAGTGATTGCCATTTATTGAGTAAAGAAGAAATTCTCAAGAAGATACAGAAACTCGTCAGTAGTGGAGCTGATATTGTCAGTATCGGTTTTGAAGCAGGTAATCCGAGGTCCGACAGAGTTTATGAAGTAGTGAGATTCTTGAAGAAAGAAATCAGTACACCAATCGCAATAGACTCCATTATACCATCAGAGATCAAGAGCGCTCTTAAAGCTGGAGTAGATATGGTGCTCAGCATAGAAGCTGGCAATGTAGATAAAGTAGCTGATTACCTTGGCGAGACACCTTATGTCGCTATACCCTATGATTCGTCTCGAAACTATATACCAGGAGAACCCATGGAGAGAATAAAGCTTTTAGAATACGTCATAAAGAAAGCACATGAGCACGGTGCTGTTAACACTATAGGAGACTTGATTCTAGACCCACCTATCGTCGGGAAAACACTGGGATCGCTTGTAGCGTACATGGAGTTTAAGAAGAGACATCCCAGTATACCATTGATGATGGGTATTGGTAATGTCAGTGAACTCATGGACGCCGATACTGTTGGCGTAAATGCTCTCCTTGTAATGCTTGGGCTGGAAGCAGGGGTTAGCATTATGCTTGTTGTAGAAAAGAGTGTTAAGGCACAAGGATCAACATTAGAGACTAAAATAGCTTCGCAAATGGCTTCACTAGCATATATGAGGAAATCCCCTCCAAAAGACCTTGGTATAGACCTGCTCATACTTAAGGACAAGAGGAGAATAGATATGGCTATAGATACGGCTAATGCAAAGGTTGTTGATGTAGTTGAGGAGAAGAAAGAGTACAAACTAGATCCAATGGGGTTCTTCAAGATAAGAGTGAACCATGAGGCGGAGACTATAGAAGCACTCTATACTGGTAGGAAAGGAAAAATACTAATCAGAGGAAAAACAGCTAGAGCAATCAGAGACTATATTCTCGAGCAAGAACTAGTATCAACATTGAGTCACGCGTTCTACCTTGGTATAGAGCTTGGAAAAGCCGAAGAAGCACTTACAATACACAAGAACTACTACCAGGAAAAACCATTGTTCACAAAAAAGAAACCATTAGATATTTGA